The Mugil cephalus isolate CIBA_MC_2020 chromosome 11, CIBA_Mcephalus_1.1, whole genome shotgun sequence genome includes a window with the following:
- the pitpnc1b gene encoding cytoplasmic phosphatidylinositol transfer protein 1b → MLMKEYRICMPLTVDEYRIGQLYMISKHSCEQSGGGEGVEVVKNESDVHPQHGPGQLTEKRIYLSSKLPAWMKAFVPRIFYVTEKAWNFYPYTITEYSVSFIPKFSIRIETRFENNNGDNDNVFGDTPTPAESVSFLDILSDPIPEKHYKESEDLSRWQSSKTGRGPLEKGWRDDHKPIMCSYKRVQCCFEVYGFQTKTEEFIHRNIRDILLVGHRQAVAWIDEWHGLSLEKVREYEQTMQERTNSKVKSSQNNTGPRPSFSRSISVTDERSLKRMGMTTVDMPDPSASYAPHGPVRLNSTPE, encoded by the exons ATGTTGATGAAAGAGTACCGCATATGCATGCCACTGACTGTAGATGAG TACAGGATTGGGCAGCTGTACATGATCAGTAAGCACAGCTGTGAGCAGAGCGGCGGGGGAGAGGGCGTGGAGGTGGTGAAGAATGAGTCCGACGTTCACCCTCAGCACGGCCCCGGACAGCTGACCGAGAAACGCATCTACCTCAGCAG TAAACTGCCAGCCTGGATGAAAGCATTCGTCCCGCGAATCTTCTATGTGACAGAGAAGGCCTGGAACTTCTACCCGTACACTATCACAG AGTACTCA GTATCATTCATCCCCAAGTTCAGCATCCGCATTGAGACGAGATTCGAGAACAACAACGGAGATAACGACAAC GTGTTTGGGGACACGCCAACCCCGGCGGAGAGTGTGAGTTTCCTGGATATCCTGAGCGACCCCATCCCTGAAAAGCACTACAAGGAGTCAGAG GACTTGAGTCGCTGGCAGTCGAGTAAAACTGGCCGAGGGCCTCTGGAGAAGGGCTGGAGAGACGACCACAAGCCCATTATGTGCTCCTACAAGAGGGTGCAGTGCTGCTTCGAGGTCTACGGCTTCCAGACCAAGACTGAGGAGTTTATACACAGA AACATCCGTGACATTCTCCTGGTTGGCCACAGGCAGGCGGTAGCATGGATAGATGAATGGCACG GGCTGAGCTTGGAGAAGGTGAGAGAGTACGAGCAGACAATGCAAGAGAGGACCAACAGTAAAGTCAAATCCAGCCAGAACAACACAG gtCCTCGTCCCTCGTTCTCTCGCTCCATCTCTGTGACAGATGAACGTTCCCTGAAGAGGATGGGAATGACTACAGTGGACATGCCCGACCCATCAGCCTCCTATGCGCCGCACGGCCCCGTACGCCTCAACTCAACGCCCGAGTGA